One part of the Solanum dulcamara chromosome 3, daSolDulc1.2, whole genome shotgun sequence genome encodes these proteins:
- the LOC129882848 gene encoding EID1-like F-box protein 3, producing the protein MAKKSISIMSQRRRLNSNGIAESSSSQLDNDSVIHSEIILRLVFPCMKWDVHSLCQIASVNRKLRALAKRLLWKEMCIYRAPRMIATLMDGAPNNRIGGEWDAMAKLLFHCCGCNSTRHFQMSQSYPGHFVKSSRFSKTSGRSFLVKRCRTDLLYVSDPCEHQIRDRGDDLGIFRGVFGGFMKSKTRACLITRELEVEEGVRCPFCGGRVWSMTAARLVPRSAARRLGTMENGLEYFVCVNGHLHGSCWLVPLSSDEEGADNDIDDDGNDDRDGRNQIYKKWI; encoded by the coding sequence ATGGCAAAAAAATCGATTTCTATAATGAGTCAAAGACGGAGATTGAATTCGAATGGAATAGCCGAGTCGTCGTCTAGTCAGTTAGACAACGACTCGGTTATTCACAGTGAGATAATTCTCCGATTGGTTTTTCCTTGTATGAAGTGGGATGTACATTCTTTGTGTCAAATAGCGTCGGTTAATCGCAAGCTTAGAGCGCTAGCGAAAAGGCTATTATGGAAGGAGATGTGCATATATCGCGCACCGCGCATGATAGCAACGTTAATGGACGGTGCGCCGAATAATCGGATCGGAGGGGAATGGGATGCTATGGCGAAATTACTGTTTCACTGTTGCGGGTGTAATTCGACCCGAcatttccaaatgagtcaatCATATCCGGGTCACTTCGTGAAGTCGTCTCGATTTTCGAAGACGTCGGGTCGGAGTTTTTTGGTGAAGAGATGTAGGACGGATTTGTTGTACGTGAGTGATCCTTGTGAGCATCAAATTAGGGATAGGGGTGATGATTTGGGGATTTTTCGAGGGGTATTTGGGGGATTTATGAAGTCGAAGACGAGGGCGTGTTTGATTACAAGAGAGCTGGAGGTTGAAGAAGGAGTGAGGTGTCCATTCTGTGGGGGTCGGGTTTGGAGCATGACAGCAGCTAGGCTTGTACCGAGGAGCGCGGCACGGCGACTCGGTACAATGGAAAACGGGTTGGAGTATTTTGTGTGTGTGAATGGGCATTTACATGGAAGTTGTTGGCTTGTGCCTTTATCGTCAGATGAAGAAGGCGCCGACAATGATATTGATGATGATGGCAACGACGATCGTGATGGAAGAAATCAGATTTACAAGAAATGGATCTGA